ACGTTCTCGGACCTCACGGAGATCGAGGCGGCGATTCGAGCGATACGCGGCCTCAGCGATCTACCGATCGTGGCCCAGCTCACGATTGATGACGACGGGACCAGTCTTGAGGGTGCGCCACCGGCGGTATTCGGCCCGCGACTCAACGGGCTCGATGTCGATGCGATTGGCGTGAATTGTTCCGTAGGGCCGGCGGCGATGCTAAAGGCTGTCGAGAATCTAATCGATCTGGTCGACAAGCCGGTCATCGCGCAACCCAATGCCGGCAAGCCCCGTGTCGTCGAAGATCGGAACTTCTATCTTTGCAGCCCGGAGTACATGGCCACGTTCGCGCGACGGATGATCCGCGCCGGCGCACGGATCGTCGGCGGGTGCTGTGGAACCACGCCGGAACATCTGAAAGCGATCCGACGTGCGGTGCGAGCCGAGGAACCCGCCCGTCGTCGTTCGACCGTGACGGTCGAAGAGACGGAATCCCACGACGACGCGGTTGAGCCGGTTCCGTTCACCCAGCGATCACGGTTCGCGAAAGCGATCGCCGCCGGGACGACGGTCGTCAGCGTCGAGATGCTGCCGCCGAAAGGACACGACCTGACCCGCAACTTGCGGGGTGCCGCTCGCCTCCATCAGACCGGAGTCGATGTGATCAACATTCCGGATGGCCCCCGGGCCTCTGCTCGCATGAGTCCGATGGCGATGGCCGTTCGACTTGAAAACGAGATCGGGATCGAGTCTCTGATCCACTACTGTTGCCGCGATCGCAACCTCCTGGGGATGCAATCCGATCTCCTCGGTGCCCATTCGTTCGGACTCCGCAATCTTCTGGTGATCACGGGCGATCCGCCCAAACTCGGTGATTATCCGGACGCTACGGCGGTCTTTGACGTGGACGCGATCGGCCTCACGAACATGGTCAGCCGTCTGAACCACGGGCTTGACGTGGGTGGCAATAAGATCGGGGAGCCGACCGCGTTCTGCATGGGCGTGGGAGTCGATCCTTGCTACCCGGACTTGAAGCGCGAGATCGCTCGCTTCGAGTGGAAAGTCGAGGCCGGTGCCGAGTACTGCATCACTCAGCCGGTGTTCGATACGGAAGCACTCCTGTCGTTCCTCGAGCAGGTCAAGCATGTCCGCATCCCGGTGATCGCCGGGATCTGGCCGCTCGTCTCCTATCGAAATGCCGAGTTCATGAACAACGAGGTGCCGGGGGTCAACGTCCCGGCTTGGATCCTTGAGCGCATGCGAGGCGTCGAGACGCGGGAGGCTGCCCGCTACGAGGGGACGCAGATCGCGCAGGAGATGCTGGAACAGCTGCTCCCCCACGTACAGGGCGTGCAGATCGCCGCGCCGTTCGGTCGAGTCGAGACCGCCATCGATGTCGCGTCGGTGATTCCGAAGGAGCGCCGCACGGCGCCACCGGAAGAATCCGACTGATACCCAGAGAGAACTGACTGTCCCCGCCGGGCGACACCTCCCCACCGACGGGCGCCCAATTCCCCGAGAATAGGCCACTTCTGCGGCTGGCCCGACCCTTGCAATATGAGTTCATCGACTTGCTAGCCGGCGCATGGAGCGCCCGAAGAGGAAGAACGATGAGACGAACTATCCCGATCCTGGCAGTGACCGCCCTGGCCTTGATGGGCCTCTCCACCGCGTTGGCAGATCCGATCTCCGCAGGACGCCCCGACCGCGGTTTTCAGGTTCGCGTCGGTGCGTTCATGCCGGACGGTGGTGGAGACTTCTGGGACGACAACGAAGATGTCTTCACGCTGAACGCGGGCGATTTCGATGATTTCAATCTCGGTGTGACCTACCTGTACGGCTGGAGTAACCACCTCGAATTCGGTGTCAACCTCGACTTCTTCGACGCGACGGTCCTCTCGGAGTACCAGGCGTTCACCGATGGAGCGGGCTTTCCGATCTTCCATGACACTCGCCTGGCGACCGTGCCACTGACGGCAGACGTACGGTTCATCCCCGGCGGTCGTTTCAGCAATCGCGGGCGGGGTCAGTTTGAAACGCGCCCCATGCTCTTCGTCGGCGCCGGTGCCGGGATCAACTTCTGGGAATACGAAGAATTCGGTGACTTCATCGACTTCGATGACCCGGCGCAGCCCATCGTGTTTGGCGTCTTCGCCGATCGCGGAACGGCATTCGAGACCCACGTCCTGGCAGGCTTCGAGTTTCCCATTTCTCCCCGAGTCAACATCCTCGGCGAGGGCCGATACACCTGGTCCGACGACACCCTGAACGACGACTTCGCCGGGCTCGGCAAGATCGAGTTGGGCGGCGCGTCAGCGAGCGTCGGTGTCTCGGTCCGCTTCTGATCTGGTTTCGACTTGTGGACCGGAGGGCGTCAATTCTCTACCCCACGCCATGCGCTCTCCGGTTCACAAATTTCAGGGCTGACGCCTACTCTTCGCCGTCGGGTTCGATGCCTAGCAGGCTGTCGACCTTTCGTGCGAGCGATTCCCCGACATTCATACCCTTGATGACGATGTCATCGGCGCCGAGGCGATGGAGTTCATCCCACGAGTCGCCATACATCTCGGACTCGTCCTTGGCGGTGTAGATCAGGATGCTGCAGGGCTTCTCCGGGAACGAGCGGAGGAGATCGATTCCGGACTCACCGCCATCGAGCGTGAGGTCGAGCACCATCAGATCGATGCCGCCGCCGCGAAGGATGTCGTAGGCCTGCTGTCGAGTCTCGGCCGTCCGAACTTCGTAGTTGTCCTTAAGCGCATCACTGGCGATCTCACGAAAATATGCCATGTCCTCGACGATGAGCACGGTCGGGCGCGCCGGGGCCCCGCGGGGTGACTCCTGGCTGCCCGGTTCGAAGTGGAGGCTGCAGCGGGGGCAAACCACCTGACCCACCGCCGGCGGAGCGAGGGTTGCCGTCTCCGTCTCCGTCGCCGTGGCTGTGGCTGTGGCGGAGGCAGAGGCGAGTGGCGCTGCCGCTTCCGGACCTGACGTCGCGGCGACGCCCGTGGTGGAGATCGGCGAATGACAATCCGGGCAGGGGAACCCCTGACCCAGCGATTGTTCGTCCACCAGGAATCCCTTGCTGCAATGTTCGCATCGGATCTCGAATTTCATCGTCCGGGTCCTCCGGCAATTCGTAGCAGGAGCGGATCGATCGGCGCATCGTTTCGTCGCAATTCGAAGTGGCAGTGCGGGCCCGTAGCGTTGCCGGATTGTCCCAATCGGGCGATGGGCGTCCCGCGGGTCACGCGCTGACCTACTCGGACCAGCAGTTCCGAGTTGTGTGCGTAGAGCGTTTGTAGGCCGTGGCCATGATCAAGCATCACGGTCTTTCCGTAGCCACGCATGCCGCTGCCGCTGTAGGTGACCCGGCCGTCGAGCGACGCAACGATCTTCGCCCCGTAACCCGCCTGGACATCGATCCCCATGTGGCGTCGGCCCCCACGCGGAGCACCAAACTCGGATATCAGTCGCCCGCCCGGGACGGGCCACGCCCATTCGTTTCCGTCGATCGATTCGACGACGCGGCGTTCGCCGGTCGATGAGCCGCGAGGGTCGGCGGGGTAGTCCGGGATCACTCGAAGCGTGTGTGCGCCCGGAATCCAGAGGGGCTGTCCGATCTCGAGCGGGATTTCGGTGTCGATGTGGTTGACCGCGATCAGCGCGTCGACCGTTAGCCCGTAGGCCGTGGCGATGCGCCAGAGCGTCTGACCCGCCAGAACGTCGTGGTACAGCCCAGCCCGATCCGGGAGCGTCTCGCCAACGGTGGAGGGTTGGAAGGCGGCCTGTCGACCGGCGCAACCCGCCGTCGCACCGATCAGCAGCGCGACCGCGAACCCGAGTTTCTTACACCGACAGTTCATATATGTAAAATTCCGATTCTCCATATAAATCATAAACCCCAAAGAGGTCCCAGTCCAGCATGAAATAAAGCCCCGGTTCTCGGGTACTCATCGTCGGGGGGGATTCATTCCCACCTTGAGACGACTGCTAGACTGAGCCTCGTTCCCACCAAGGAGAAGATGTATGAGTGATCCGAATATTCGGGGGGTTCCTCGGCCGCCCAACTTCAAGCCACCCCAGTTTTCACCACGATGGATCCTGACCGCCGCCCTGGGGATTGTGGTCCTGGTCATGGTGTTCTCGATGGGACATTCGATCCAACCCGAAGAGCTCGGCGTCGTCACGACGTTTGGAAGCTACAGCCGGACGATCGAACCGGGATTCCGGGTGACCTGGCCCGCACCGATTCAGAAGGTGCAGAAGGTCCCAGTCCAGAGACAACTCAAGCAAGAGTTCGGTTTCCGTACCGTACGGGCGGACACGCGTAGTCAGTTCGACTCCCGATCGTTTGCGGAAGAGTCGTTGATGCTCACCGGCGATCTGAACGTGGCCGAGGTCAGCTGGATCACCCAGTATCGCATCGACGACCCGTTCAAGTATCTCTTCAAGGTCGATCGGGTCAGTCACACCTTCCGCGATATGAACGAGGCCATCATGCGTGCGGTCATCGGCGACCGCAGCGTCACCGAAGTTCTGACGGTCGGTCGCCAGGAGATCGCCTCCGAGGTCGAAGTTCGATTGCAGGAACTTTGCGATAGCTACGAAACCGGGATCAAGGTGGACCAGATCGTCCTACAGGACGTCACCCCGCCGGACGAGGTCAAGCCGTCGTTCAACGAGGTCAACCAGGCGCAGCAGGAGAAGGAACGACTGATCAACGAAGCCCGTTCCGAATTCAACCGGATCATCCCGCGTGCCCGCGGCGAAGCGCAGCAGGTGCTTCAGGAAGCCGAGGGCTATGCCACGAATCGGGTGAACCGTGCAAAGGGCGATGCAGCTCTGTTCAACGAGCTGCTTAGCGCATACAAGCGAGCGCCGGATGTCACACGTCGTCGTATTTATCTGGAGGCGATGCAGGACATCTACCCGACCATCAAGACCAAGGTGGTCATCGACGCCGACCTGAAGGGGCTTCTACCGCTCCTGAACCTCGGCGGGGAGACAAAGCCATGAAGAAACTAGGTGGTCTCTTCATATTCATACTCGTCGTCGCGGCGGTCATCGTGGCCACCGGTTCGCTCTACGTGGTGGACGAGACGCAGCAGGTCGTCATCACGAGATTCGGTGAGCCGATCGGCGAGCCGATCACGACACCGGGCCTGAAATTGAAATTCCCCTTCGTCGACACGGTGAATCGATTCGAGAAGAGATTCCTTGCCTGGGACGGCGATCGCAATCAGCTTCCCACCAAGGACAAACGATTCATCTACGTCGATACCTACGCGCGTTGGAGAATCACCGATCCGTTGAAGTTCTTCCAGCGTCTGCGAGACGTACGTGGTGCCCAGTCGCGTCTGGACGATATCCTCGACGGTGAGACGCGTAACACGATTGCGCGATACCACCTGATCGAGGTTGTGCGTAGCACCAACCGCGAGTTCAAGGCCAACGACGATCTGGTGGAAAGCAACGATCGCGTGATCGAGGCCATCACCTTTGGTCGCGGCAAGTTGACCGAGGAAGTACTCGCGACCGCACAGACCCGCGTGGGGGATCTCGGCATCGAGATCCTCGATTTCCGGTTCAAGCGCCTGAACTACGTCAACGAGGTCCGTCAAGAGGTCTACGCTCGAATGATCTCCGAAAGGAATCGGATCGCCGAGAAGTTCAGAGCCGAGGGTGCGGGCGAAGCCGCTCGCATCAGTGGTGAGAAGGACAAGGTGTTGAAGGAGATCCAGTCCGAGGCCTACCGCGATGCGCAGATTATCAAGGGCAAGGCGGACGCCGAGGCCGCAGATCTCTATGCCGCGGCGTACAACCGGGATCCGGATTTCTATCGGTTCATGAAATCGATGGAGGTTCTCGAGAACACACTGGACAGCAACACCACGCTGTTACTCGGAACCGACGGTGATCTACTTCGCTATCTCGAGAGGATGCGCTGACGCTAGCGGGGAGTCCCACTTGACCGACGTCGGCAAGATCATCGACGCGTATCGGGCGGCTATCGAGTCGAACCGAACGGGTGTGCTGGCGACCATCGTCCATGTCGAAGGGTCGGCGTATCGCCGGCCGTCGGCACGGATGTTGTGGCTCGAGGGTGGCGATCGTATCGGGGCGATCACCGGCGGTTGTCTTGACGCCGAGCTGGATCAACAGGCCAGAGAGGTGCTTCGCAGTGGGGAGCGGAAGACGCTGACCTACGATCTTCGATCTCCCGACGATATTCTCTGGGGATCGGGGTCGGGTTGCCCCGGTGAAGTGCAGATCCTCCTGGAGCCGCTCGAGGCCGAGCTGCCCGGGGACCTGAACTTCATCGCGGCATGCCGCGAGGCACGTCGCAGCGGGGTCGTCGCGACGGTGTTTGATGCCCCACCGGCGGGACCGATCTCCGTGGGCCTGCGCCAGTTGTTGGTCTCGTCCGACGAACCCATCGCTCTATCGAAGTCGCCGTCGCCGACGCTTCAGAGCGCACTCGATGACGTCTGGAACGAGCGTCGAACCCGATCGATTCGTTACCAGGATGACGCGGGGCGCGTCGGCGTCCTGCTGGAGTATGTCGAGTTGGCACCCAACCTGGTGGTGTTCGGCGCGGGTGACGATGCCCGGCCCCTCGTCCGACTGGCCGCGGAGTGCGGCTGGGTCGTGCAGGTTCAGGATGCACGTCCGGCGTACGCGTCCGACGATCGATTTCCGGCGGCGGATCGAGTCTCGTGTGTCCCGGTCTCAAACTTGGACCCGTCGATGTTCCCGGTTGATCGCGCGACGGCGGTCGTCTTGATGACCCATCATTTTCTCAACGACCTGGAGATCTTGAAGCAGTTGTTGCCGACGGCCATCCCCTACGTGGCAACTCTGGGACCCATCGCGCGTGCGAAAGAACTGCGTAACCGACTGATCGACGACGATGTGTTCCGAGCTGACGATCCGCCGACGAACTGGTACGCACCGGCGGGTCTGGATATCGGGTCGGAGACGGCGGAGGAGATCGCGTTAGCCATCCTCGCGGAGGCCCGCGCGGTGCTGTCGGGGCGACTGGGTGAATCCCTTCGCGAGCGACGACGATCGCTCCACCAGGTTCGATGACGGCGGCGATCCTGCTCGCCGCCGGCGGGGGGAGGCGACTCGGTCAGATCAAGCCGCTTCTGACCCACCATGGAACGCCGCTGGTTCAGCGCGCCGTGACGGCCGCTCGCGAAGTGGGTTGCCGACCGATCGTGGTGGTGACCGGGTTTGGCGAGTCGCAGGTCCTCGAGGTTCTCGCCGGTCAGAACGTGCTGACGGTCTCCAATCCCCGGTGGGAGCGGGGGATCGCATCCAGCATACGGACCGGCGTGGCGGCGCTCGGACCCCAGGTCGGATCTACCCGATCGGTCCTGCTTCTTGTTTGCGATCAGCCGGCGTTGGATGCCTCGGTTCTCGGGCGTCTCCTGGCGACGCACGACGACCACGCCGATCGCATCACCGCGTGTGAGTACGCCGAGACCTGCGGGACGCCTGCGGTTTTCGGCGTGTCGTGGTTGGACGACCTCAGGAGTCTGAGAGGGGATACCGGAGCTCGGCAGATCTTTGAACGCGCAGGAGATCGGCTCCACCGGGTTGTCTGGCCGGCAGGGGCCAACGACGTGGATTGCCCGGAAGATCTGCATCATCTCGACGCCCCACCCGACGGATAGCCGCTCCTCGGAGGCCGGGTGGGCAGGCGTGTTGACCGACCCTAACCTATACTGATAGCGAAATATTGAATTGCGGTTCGCGGTCGTCCAACGAGGAATTAGATGAAGGTCTTTCGTCCATCCGTGTCGCTCATCGCCGTATTGTTCGGCACATTTTTCGGCGGTATGACCGCGTGCGCCCAGCCGGTCGATGGCGGAGAGCCGGCGACCCCGGCCCAGCAGACGCAACGCACCCAACAGGCTCAACCGGCCGAGCAGGCGCAAAAGACCCAGCAACCCCAACTTCCGCGGGTACAACCCGCCACCATGGAGTCGGTGTTTCCGGCCTACTCGTACAAGAATCTCAACACCGCAGCGGGCGGCCCGGCGACGATCGATCTAGCGACGTACATCGGCAAGACCCCACTCGCGTTGTATTACTGGATTCCCGGGCACGCGAGATCCGATGAAGTGCTCAAGCAAGTTCAGTCCCTCGTCGCCGCGGCGGGCGGGCCCGACAAACTCACATTGATAGCCGTGACGCTTCCGAAGCCGGGGCTCGAAGCCAGTGTCGTCCAGACGCGGGCGACGGAACACGGGGTGACGGTTCCCGTTCTCGATGACAGCGAGTTTCGCATCGGGCAGCAATTGCGGGTTCAGTCGGTGCCGAATCTCACACTGATCGACGGCAAGGGCATGCTTCGATTGTCCAATGGCGCCTCGCTGAAGCAGGTCATCGGCTACAAGCTAACCGTCGAGGCGGCGGTTCAACGTCTGGCAGAGAGCGGGAAGCTCGGCACGTACGGGTTCCTCGACTACTACGCCGCGGTTGAAGAGTTGGTGGGGCAGCCGGCGCCGGATTTCAAGGCACCTCTGATCTCGACAAGTGTCGAGCAACGCTGGTCCAGCATGATCCAGAAGGAGAAGGTCAATCTCCTCATCTTCTGGTCGGTGGACTGTCCGCACTGCAGGAAGACGATGCCGCAGATCAGCGAGTGGTTCAAGGGCAACGGGACGGGATTCAATGTCGTCAGCGCAGCGTTCGTCAAGAACGACGCCGTACGAACGAAGACCAAGGAATACTGTGAGGCCAACAGTTTCTCGTTTCCGACGCTCGTAGATAGCGACCAGAAGGTCGCGGCGCTCTACAGCGTGACGTCGACACCGACGATTCTGGTGGTTCGGGGCGACGGCGTGATCGATTCGGTCCTGCTCACGACGGACGATAGCTTCCCGACCAAGATGCGCGAAATACGCGAACGCCTGATGTGAGTTAGCGTCGGTCAGCGGGACTCATAGATCGGCGCGCCCGATCTGGCGATCTGCGGAAGCCGCCAGAGATCGGGCAGAACCCCCGGTGTCGTCTCGTCTAACCGGCCGCGTCGATTGACGACCATGGCGTCGATTCCGGCGGCGCTGGCCCCGCCGGCATCCAGGTCCGGCATGTCGCCGATGTGCAGCACTTCATTCGGGCGAACGCCGAGTCGATCTAATGCAACCATGAACAGCTCCGGAGACGGTTTCTCGATTCCCTCCAGGTGAGAGACGACGACCGTCTCGAACGGGTCGTGAAGATCGAGCGCGTCGAGGATGCGGGGTAGATTCGAGTCCCAGTTGGATACCACCCCGAGTCGCACACCCTGCTCATCGAGGGCGGCGAGCGTCGGGATCACGTCATCGAAGACCGACCAGGCCCTACGATCGAGAAAGGCCTCGCGTATCTCGGTCAACGCCTGATTCGCCTTCTCATCGGCAAGGGGGCGACCCGCAATACGGGTGACCACTTGCTGAACGAATCGTCTCCAGAACTCTTCCTCACCACCGCCAAAGACGCGAAAGCGATCGGTGCCCGGTGGTAGGTCCTGTGGGATCGCCGTCCACAGTTCCTGAATCACACGCCGCAATTGATCCGCCTCGGCGGTGACTCCGTGAGCGGCCAGGACCCGTGAGTAGACGACACCGAACGGGGGATCCGCGGTGATGAGCGTTTCTCCGACATCCAGCAGAATCGTCGAATAGCGGAGATCAGACGTCACTCGGCGACGCGAAACGTCTGGTCGTCGAACGACGGTTTGAACGTGATCGAATCCAACTCGACTCGCCCGACCGACGATCCGTCAAAGGATACCTCCCACCGATGAGGAATCCAGCGCCCCTCGACGTCGCGGTAGTCGCCGTACTCGAATGCGAGGGTTCCCGGGCTCTGCTGAATCGGATGGCGGCCCTTGTGAGTCTGTCGCACGATCGTGCCATTGTCGGACACACACAGACTCGACTGGATCGGCTTCAGGGAGACTTCAAGCCACGAACAACCGTTTCCATCCAGCGTCGCGTTCTTCTGGATGGAGAGCGAGGGGTCGCCCGCATTGTGAATCAACGAAAAAAAAGAACGCCGCAGTTCATCGATCTGTGCGCGAGCAGCGCCATCGACCATGGGCAGACTTCGGTCGCCGACCCTGGTGACGCCCGAGTCGCCGTTGACGATCACGACGAGTTCGCCGCCGCCTATCGACGACGTCGAACGGATCCGGTCCGGGAGTTGGTACAGGAACTGTTGCGGGACTGACGTGACCTGATCGCCGAACGACATCACAAAGTTCCCGCGGGCCTCGATCGACGAAAAGTCCGGCTCGGCTCCACCCATCTTCTGAACGACGGTCTGCCAACTCTTCGTCGCGACCCCGGTGGGGGACTCTTCGGATCGTGCAGGGACCGAGAGAGAAAGACCCAGCACGATCAGAAGCGCTGCGCCGGCGTTGCAAATCGTTCGCGTGGTGTTCATGGTCTCTCGCTTAGGCCCCGTGTATTTAGTAATCCCCTTAATCTTGCCCCAACCGCGGAGGTCTCTCAAGTTGATCGGGGTTTTTAAGGTCAGGTTCGGACGAGAATGACCAGCGAGAGGTCGTCTCCCGGCCGCTGATCCGCCAGAAAGCGATCGACCGCGCGCAGTACCTTGCGGCCCGCCTGCTCCGCCGTGAGGCCGCGCAGGTCCGGCAGCATCGCCTCGAGTTTGTCATTCCCGAAGTCCTGCCCGTCCTCGTCTTCGGCCTCGGTCAGTCCATCCGAGTAGATGATGAGGAGTTCGCCCTTGCAGATTCGCACGGATTCCTCACGGTACTGAGTACCCGGCATCATCCCCAACGGCATAGCCGAAGCCCCGAGCGTCTCCAGGCGGCCCTCGCGGATGACGTACGCCGGGTTGTGGCCTGCATTGAGGTACCGGATGTCGTCGGAGTCATGTTCGATCTCGGCGTAGAATGCCGTGGCGAATCGATTGTCGATCCCGTCACGGACCAAGATCGTGTTGAGTCGTGCGCCAAGTTCGTCCAGCGATGCCGCGTCCGTGATCAGTGCACTCAGAGTCGCCTGCAACTTTGCGGTCAGTAGGGCGGCTCCAAGACCCTTCCCGGCGACGTCTCCAAGAATGACTCCGTGGCGGAACCCTCCCAGTTCGAGATAGTCGACGAGATCGCCACCGACGTCGTTGGCCGGCCGCGAGTAACTCCAGATCTGCCAGCCCGGGATCTTGGGATGGCTGTTGGGTAGCAACGCCAGCTGAACTTCACGCGCTACCTGGATCTCATCCTTGGCCAACAACTTGTCTTTCAACTCCAGCATCAGGATGACCAGAAGGACGATGAAGCCGGCGGGGCGGAGGTCGGCGCTGATCCTCCGTTCGAAGAGTGTCAGTGAGGTCTGTGCGGCCACGGTGAACAGGAGCGCGGCGAGGAGCGCCAGACGTCGCGCCGGAGACAGCTTGAACAGCAGACCCTTCAGCAGCCAGCCGAGCACCATGAACGCCCGGCGGATCCGTCCGTAATCGGCCAGTTCGGTACGCTTCTCCTCGTCGAGGTAGAAATCGTAGAGGTCCGTGAGCTCTTGCCAGAACCGCCGCTTGATCGAGGTCTTCCGAATATCGTCGAGAACGGTTTGACCCAGACTCTCCTGATTGTTGGAACTGTCGGAGCCCATTCGATGTGATCACCGGGTTCGTCGCCAGGACACGCATCACGCGAGCCGCGTTGGACGAAGCCGGCCCAGTGTACCCTGACCTGCCACGCTCAATCCATGCCGCCGGAGCGCTCACCGCTCAGCGGCTTGCGACAGCCGATCAACGGTATCCTCGGTCTGTCGACCGGTATCGATTCCCTCACGCCCCGGAAGCTGCTAAACAGAGGGGGAGTGAGCGGAGAGGAGAGAGACATGATCGAGGCATCCGGCCTATCGAAAAAGTACGGTGAGTTTCACGCGGTATCGGACCTGAGTTTCTCGATCGCTCCCGGGGAGATCGTGGGTCTCGTCGGTCCCAACGGTGCGGGCAAGACGACCACGCTTCGCTGCCTGACCGGGATCATCCCGCCGACCACCGGCAAGATCACGATCGGCGGCTTCGATCTGCAGGAGCATCCGATCGAGGCCAAGCGACAGTTCGCGTACGTCGCGGATGAACCGAAACTGTTCGACTATTTGACCGTCATCGATCATCTGTCCCTCATCGGACGTCTCTACAACGTGGGAGAAACCCACGAGCGCGCCGAAAAACTCCTAGGTGAATTCGATCTGGATGATCGACGTCTTGCCTATCCGTCTGAACTCTCCCGTGGAATGAAACAGAAGCTCCTGGTCGCGATGGCGCTCTTGCACGAGCCTCGGCTATTGGTGCTCGATGAGCCGCTCACGGGGCTCGATCCCCTGGCGATGCGACGGATGCGGGAGCGAATCCGGGAGGCGGCGTCGACCGGTGTCTCGGTCATCCTGTCTTCTCATATGCTTCAACTCGTTGAGGAACTCTGTGATCGGATCCTGATTCTCCGTCAAGGGAAGAAACTGGCGGAGGGCTCGCTCGACGAGATCCGAACCCGACTGCTGCCGGAGTTGGGAGAGTCTGCCGACCTGGAAGAGGTCTTCCTGCGGGCGACTCAGACGGATGCCGACGAGTGAGGACCCTGTTCTACCTGGCCGGCCGGTCCCTTCGTGGCAGGGCAGTGCGTTGGTTGCGCCAGATCCGTCAGCCCAAGTACGCCGTCGGATCGCTCGTGTTGGTCGTGTGGGTCCTGCTGGTGGGTGTGCGGCCGATCCTCACCAATGTCGATGATCTGGCGTTCATGGGGTTCGTGGACGA
This sequence is a window from Acidobacteriota bacterium. Protein-coding genes within it:
- a CDS encoding TlpA family protein disulfide reductase; protein product: MKVFRPSVSLIAVLFGTFFGGMTACAQPVDGGEPATPAQQTQRTQQAQPAEQAQKTQQPQLPRVQPATMESVFPAYSYKNLNTAAGGPATIDLATYIGKTPLALYYWIPGHARSDEVLKQVQSLVAAAGGPDKLTLIAVTLPKPGLEASVVQTRATEHGVTVPVLDDSEFRIGQQLRVQSVPNLTLIDGKGMLRLSNGASLKQVIGYKLTVEAAVQRLAESGKLGTYGFLDYYAAVEELVGQPAPDFKAPLISTSVEQRWSSMIQKEKVNLLIFWSVDCPHCRKTMPQISEWFKGNGTGFNVVSAAFVKNDAVRTKTKEYCEANSFSFPTLVDSDQKVAALYSVTSTPTILVVRGDGVIDSVLLTTDDSFPTKMREIRERLM
- a CDS encoding HAD-IA family hydrolase; protein product: MTSDLRYSTILLDVGETLITADPPFGVVYSRVLAAHGVTAEADQLRRVIQELWTAIPQDLPPGTDRFRVFGGGEEEFWRRFVQQVVTRIAGRPLADEKANQALTEIREAFLDRRAWSVFDDVIPTLAALDEQGVRLGVVSNWDSNLPRILDALDLHDPFETVVVSHLEGIEKPSPELFMVALDRLGVRPNEVLHIGDMPDLDAGGASAAGIDAMVVNRRGRLDETTPGVLPDLWRLPQIARSGAPIYESR
- a CDS encoding PP2C family protein-serine/threonine phosphatase, which translates into the protein MGSDSSNNQESLGQTVLDDIRKTSIKRRFWQELTDLYDFYLDEEKRTELADYGRIRRAFMVLGWLLKGLLFKLSPARRLALLAALLFTVAAQTSLTLFERRISADLRPAGFIVLLVILMLELKDKLLAKDEIQVAREVQLALLPNSHPKIPGWQIWSYSRPANDVGGDLVDYLELGGFRHGVILGDVAGKGLGAALLTAKLQATLSALITDAASLDELGARLNTILVRDGIDNRFATAFYAEIEHDSDDIRYLNAGHNPAYVIREGRLETLGASAMPLGMMPGTQYREESVRICKGELLIIYSDGLTEAEDEDGQDFGNDKLEAMLPDLRGLTAEQAGRKVLRAVDRFLADQRPGDDLSLVILVRT
- a CDS encoding ABC transporter ATP-binding protein, translated to MIEASGLSKKYGEFHAVSDLSFSIAPGEIVGLVGPNGAGKTTTLRCLTGIIPPTTGKITIGGFDLQEHPIEAKRQFAYVADEPKLFDYLTVIDHLSLIGRLYNVGETHERAEKLLGEFDLDDRRLAYPSELSRGMKQKLLVAMALLHEPRLLVLDEPLTGLDPLAMRRMRERIREAASTGVSVILSSHMLQLVEELCDRILILRQGKKLAEGSLDEIRTRLLPELGESADLEEVFLRATQTDADE